One genomic region from Apteryx mantelli isolate bAptMan1 chromosome 7, bAptMan1.hap1, whole genome shotgun sequence encodes:
- the ZDHHC6 gene encoding palmitoyltransferase ZDHHC6, giving the protein MGARRGRRAAAALRGARRLCHWGPLVALAVVAVCSATALADAALWYWPLDTAGGSVNFIVLLNWTVMILYNYFNAMFVGPGYVPLGWAPEKSQDCMYLQYCKVCQSYKAPRSHHCRKCNRCVMKMDHHCPWINNCCGYQNHASFTLFLLLAPLGCIHASFIFVMTMYTQLYNRISFGWSSVKIDMSAAKRDPRPIIPFGLSAFAASLFALGLALGTTIAVGMLFIIQMKVILTNKTSIESWIEEKAKDRIQYYQTGETFIFPYDMGSKWKNFKQVFTWSGIPEGDGLDWPVRDGCHQYSLTIEQLKQKADKRVRSVRYRAVEDYSGVCCPVTKGVKTFFTTPCTEEPRIALSKGDLILATRGLKHWMYGEKILDSAADGGIRERGWFPRKCVEKCQYDSEMDQPMDGEKKSR; this is encoded by the exons atgggggcgcggcgcgggcggcgggcggcggcggcgctgcgcggggcgcggcggctctGCCACTGGGGGCCGCTGGTGGCCCTGGCCGTGGTGGCCGTGTGCTCCGCCACCGCGCTGGCGGACGCCGCGCTCTGGTACTGGCCGCTGGACACCGCCGGCGGCAGCGTCAACTTCATCGTGCTCCTCAACTGGACCGTCATGATCCTCTACAACTACTTCAACGCCATGTTCGTGGGGCCCGGATACGTCCCGCTGGGCTGGGCgccg GAAAAATCTCAGGATTGCATGTATCTCCAATACTGTAAAGTGTGCCAGTCTTACAAGGCACCACGTTCACACCACTGTCGAAAATGTAACAG GTGTGTCATGAAGATGGATCACCACTGTCCTTGGATCAACAACTGTTGTGGATACCAGAATCATGCATCTTTCACTCTGTTCCTCCTGTTAGCTCCGCTGGGATGCATTCATGCTTCTTTCATATTTGTTATGACTATGTACACTCAGCTTTATAACAGA ATATCTTTTGGGTGGAGCTCTGTAAAGATTGACATGAGTGCAGCCAAAAGAGACCCTAGACCTATTATTCCCTTTGGACTGTCTGCATTTGCTGCATCTTTATTTGCCTTAGGACTGGCATTAGGAACAACTATTGCTGTTGGTATGTTGTTTATTATCCAG ATGAAAGTCATCTTGACAAATAAAACTTCAATCGAATCCTGGATTGAAGAAAAG GCCAAAGACAGAATCCAATACTACCAAACGGGTGAGacctttatttttccttatgACATGGGAAGTAAATGGAAAAACTTCAAGCAAGTGTTTACatggtctgggattcctgagggagATGGCCTGGACTGGCCAGTAAGAGATGGCTGTCATCAGTACAGTCTGACG ATAGAACAACTGAAACAGAAAGCAGACAAGCGAGTAAGAAGT GTGCGGTATCGAGCAGTAGAAGACTATAGTGGTGTCTGCTGCCCTGTGACTAAAGGTGTTAAAACATTCTTCACAACACCGTGCACTGAAGAACCTAGAATTGCCCTGAGTAAAGGGGATCTGATTTTAGCCACAAGAGGCTTAAA ACACTGGATGTATGGTGAGAAGATTCTCGACTCAGCTGCTGATG GTGGAATAAGAGAACGAGGCTGGTTCCCTAGGAAATGTGTGGAAAAATGCCAGTATGACTCTGAAATGGATCAACCAATGgatggagagaagaaaagcagatag